TGGTGCCATGACTCCTTTCTTCTGGATgtttgaggagagagagaaggtgagacGGAGCACTACTACCTCTCCGCAGGGGGGTTTCCCCAGTGAAAGTTGTGTAATGTAATTAGCAAGGAATACAGTATCTATCTAATAGACCATATGTAATTGTCAGTGTTTTGTGACCGTGAATAACTGGACCCGCGTGGAGAAAAAGGCAGCAAAAAAAAGTAGTAGCATATGTGGAAAGAGAAGCAGTGCCTGGAAGATGTGGTGGTTTCAGGTTTCATCACATtattgtgatttttattttgaagGAGTAGGGGTGGACGGTACAGCTAGAAATACCTACACTTTTAGGACTTTCCCAGTACACAATACATAACAAATTCAGCTATGCAACAAAATGCACtagaatttaaaaaatgtatgtaaaacatAGAACAAGGATTTTAATGTAAgattttgatcagtgtttatccacattatgcttttctaagcatgcTGCGGATATCGTCAGTTTTTCAACAGTATTTGTTAAGTAATGGTAAAATCACCTCTATTTTGAGCTACTGCTACTTGTGGACATTCAGAAAGGTGATTTGAGAATCTTAAATTAATACTACCAAACATTGAAGATCATACAGAATTTAAAATTCAGATCTCAATAGTAATCATGTAAATGATGAACTTCTTGGAAATGCATAACTCTGCTCTTTTTTTGATTCAGATAAAGAATTCAAGCTCTTGGCTACAAAGCTATATAGCCATTGATGCTGTCAGTGACTTCAGTGTTATTGAATGAAAATATAAAGACAGAGGTCCTCAGAGATATTTGACTATAGCCTTTACATTTATGCTTTCCTGCTTGTTTGCGTCTCTCTTTCAGATGTTCGAGTTCTATGAGCGAGTGTCCGGGGCCAGAATGCATGCTGCTTATGTTCGACCTGGAGGAGTCCATCAGGTCAGCTCAGTGACCTTAGGAGCTTCAGCAAGCTCTAGTTCAGTCCAACACCACAAACTAAATCTACGTTTGGAAAACCAGCCTGAATCTAAGTTTaacttgtctgtgtgtgtctgcaggacATGCCCCTGGGTCTAATGGACGATATTTACGAGTGGTGTAAGAACTTCTCAATAAGGATCGATGAGGTGGAGGAGGTATGAGTGGTAGAGGTGTTTGTTGTCTGCAGAAAATTACTCAAGAAAATCAATTTTTGTATTGTCCCTTTGCCTCAAACAAGTTTTATTGCGTTGTTTTAGTTTTGCCTATAAGGCAATGATTactatatggacacaagtattgggacacctgctctttcattgttgctcacaaaatcaagggtattaaaaaaagaaaaaaaaaaaaaaaaaaaaaaagacagagagtttatcttgcttttgttggagtaactgtctcgactatccagggaaggctttctactagattttggagcattcctgcaaggtgttttttttttgtttgttttttgtacattcagaaacaagagcattagtgaggtcatgatattggataatcaccccacctcatcccaaaagaattagatggagcaccatctaccccctctaacccacacctggcattaggcatgttgctaataggttcattttATATGTCCAATTCTGTTAGCATTACTTATTTTCAGcaattagacaagctgtgtgtgttagcaatgggtgcaacttaaagtagctaaaagcACTAATTAAAAGGTGTCAAAtcctttgaacatatagtgttgTCAGTCTGTATAACCAGGAAAGATTTTGGGGACAGTTTCCCTTTACTTTCCAGCTTACTGTAGCTTATGTTTAGCTTTAACCTTGTAGCATCAGAACATCAAACATGCTGATTGTTTTGTTGTAAGTAAAGGGTTGTGTAAAATAGATTTTTAGACTTACTATTCCTGTAATGTGAAAAGTGTATTTTATATGAATAAGGGTGTTATTAATATGGACATGTTTGCAGATGCTGACCAACAATCGCATCTGGAGGAACAGAACTATTGATATTGGGGTTATTGGAGCAGAAGATGCACTCAACAATGGCTTCAGGTACAGTACACACTGGTGGTGGTTGGGGTTTTTTGCTATTAGTTTGCTTTGTGCAAATATAGTCTTATTGTTATAGCTGTAAACATAgtgtctccctctttctttctacaTGCAAACAAAGCGTCCATGTTATGTATGTTTGTCTCTCTTCCAGTGGGGTGATGTTGAGGGGTTCTGGCATTAAGTGGGATCTGAGGAAATCCCAGCCATATGACAAATACGATGAGGTGGAGTTTGACATACCTATTGGAAGTAAAGGTGACTGCTATGACAGGTGAGTTGTTTTGCTCTAAAAAGCCAGAGGGATCTTCAGTACTACTCTGAGGGTTTGAACTGTCTAGGTTCAACCGTGAGAATTTAGGGGGAAATAtgtgttctttctctcttcaaTTTACAGGTACCTGTGTCGAGTGGAGGAGATGAGGCAGTCTTTAAGGATCATTCACCAGTGTCTCAACAAGATGCCTGAAGGAGAAATCAAGGTGGATGACGCTAAGGTCGCACCACCCAAGAGATCTGAGATGAAGGTAGGAACTGAACTGCATGagctgtgtgcatgcatgcatgtatgaatgtgtgtgtatagtaaaGTGCAGTTTACTATAAgcaagatctttttttttttttttttttttttttttttttaaacacaggcAACCTGcacaaaacactgcagtcataTCCTGTACTCAGTCACTAACTTTTATCAGTCAcctaatttttattattactattatgttTATTTCTTTGATGCTGggacaaaaataaatgtttaagaAATGTTCACCCCGTGTCACCcaaaagaaatgaataaactgtgCTTTGCAAATTAGGGCCGGTTTCCTTATTATTATCTATGTGTAGGTAAAGCAACattttatgtagcatttttgccTTAAATGAGCTTCAAAATCCttgtaatgctccactgactgtaataaggAGAACAGCTTCTATCATTCCAACTCAGGGCTCTGTATGCTActgactgcactgtgtaactttggtgaagcaggcaggacaacgTTGGAGTtatttttgtgtaaaatctaCCTCATCAGTCCACACGCTTCTTTCAGTAACCGATGTCTCAGCTTGTTTAAATGTCATTTATTACACtttccaactgtagggggagcaagAAATATTTCTTCTCCCTTAATACCTctttacatatatacagtaattGCCAAGAACGTTACAACTGTTGAACGGTATACAACAGAGTGGCTTTTTGTGTTTTAGATGTCAATGGAGTCCCTCATACATCATTTCAAGCTCTACACAGAGGGTTACCAGGTTCCTCCAGGAGCCACATACACAGCAGTTGAAGCGCCAAAGGTAAGTTTACAGATAGAATCAAAAAACAATTCCATGAAGAAGCGTATTGTCGCTGTCCTTTTCTCTTCAAGTTGGTGTCTTTACAAGAGAATGGGAAAAGACCTTTTTAATTGTCAAAGTAAACATGGTTTAGTTACTTTTTTTCAAGGACATTTATTTTGGACATTTACTGTTTTtcaatttatcatgaaattttgacactgTGAAGAAGCCCCAGATTCAGAttatgaaaaaagaaaagcagaaaaatgtGTGACTGTGATCAACTTAATtgtaaaaagaataaataaatctaaaggAACTGACTTCCTGCCTCTTTTGTCTAAGTATTAATGAATATATAGGTTTGGAACATTCTTCAAAGCCTGTGCCTGTGGACCCACATTTCCCTTTCAACAACTTTgaatatttcttaataaaaaacTGGGCATTTAAGAGGTCGTGTGTGAGACTTTTTTGGTTGTTGTGTGTGATAATTGTATCATTTATATGCTGGTATGCTGCTGCTTAATCCACAGGGTGAGTTTGGGGTGTACCTGGTCTCTGATGGCTCCAGCAGACCCTACCGCTGCAAGATCAAAGCTCCAGGCTTTGCTCATTTGGTAAGATTGTACTGTATTAAAGATTGTTAACACTGAATAATGAAGCTGGATAGAAaagaatattaaaaagtgtgatataaaatatactgtaaaaCTATTGTAGTATTGCACTTGCTTTCTGCT
This portion of the Salminus brasiliensis chromosome 9, fSalBra1.hap2, whole genome shotgun sequence genome encodes:
- the ndufs2 gene encoding NADH dehydrogenase [ubiquinone] iron-sulfur protein 2, mitochondrial; this translates as MAATMLRSFSKLGRPSVAIFKGSVSTPGCALLQKRQKQWQPDVEWAESYGGAVMYPSEITEKWLPPPWDDRDPPAEKDVSNLTINFGPQHPAAHGVLRLVMELSGESVKKCDPHIGLLHRGTEKLIEYKTYLQALPYFDRLDYVSMMCNEQAYSLAVEKLLNIRAPPRAEWIRVLYGELTRILNHIMGITTHALDIGAMTPFFWMFEEREKMFEFYERVSGARMHAAYVRPGGVHQDMPLGLMDDIYEWCKNFSIRIDEVEEMLTNNRIWRNRTIDIGVIGAEDALNNGFSGVMLRGSGIKWDLRKSQPYDKYDEVEFDIPIGSKGDCYDRYLCRVEEMRQSLRIIHQCLNKMPEGEIKVDDAKVAPPKRSEMKMSMESLIHHFKLYTEGYQVPPGATYTAVEAPKGEFGVYLVSDGSSRPYRCKIKAPGFAHLAGLDKMSKGHMLADVVAIIGTQDIVFGEVDR